One Anopheles marshallii chromosome 3, idAnoMarsDA_429_01, whole genome shotgun sequence genomic region harbors:
- the LOC128711107 gene encoding facilitated trehalose transporter Tret1-like codes for MIIKKPPATDDAFIESNVVKRFSPLARQVLAASGPIISSAAAGMTNGFSAILLPQLQQPGSKLSITEDQASWIASMAPLPMALGCILGGLLMERCGRKSAHLLLNISFAVGWCVLSMAGSYPQILAGRFITGLSCGLVGPPASVYIAETSDPRYRGILLAGVTFAVSGGILLAHLFGTFFRWQTAALLCSLFMIVAYLLMLVSPESPAWLLARGARAEAETSFRWLRGFDPASRQEFDAMVARTEKRESNDKSMETRPGASNVKRSPYRRREFLMPLATLLVFFATMQFSGVNIVAFYSIALMKTTIGSDNLNEYLAMLIVDLVRVVTSLVACILLRSVGRRPLAMASGVGTTVSLIGLSIFLYFQTSIPLYRNYSWLSLVFLISYIVFVGIGLFPLPWCMTGEIFPVATRGLGSGLTSSFNFVCFFAVIKTGPTLFATVGINGTFLVYGVISLLGTLLLYVILPETKNRTLQEIEEQFRRGRRKAKDAEAPTVEVGPSATPSAGIATIS; via the exons ATGATCATCAAGAAGCCACCGGCGACGGATGACGCGTTCATCGAGAGCAACGTAGTTAAACGCTTTTCTCCCCTGGCACGTCAG GTGCTGGCAGCATCCGGACCCATCATCAGCAGTGCAGCAGCCGGCATGACGAACGGCTTTTCCGCCATTTTACTTCCACAGCTCCAGCAGCCGGGCAGCAAACTATCCATCACCGAAGATCAAGCGTCATGGATCGCTTCAATGGCACCGTTACCGATGGCGCTCGGCTGCATACTGGGTGGTTTGCTGATGGAACGCTGCGGCCGTAAGTCGGCCCACCTGCTGCTGAACATATCGTTTGCCGTCGGTTGGTGTGTACTGTCAATGGCCGGCAGTTATCCACAAATTCTAGCCGGGCGCTTTATCACCGGACTAAGCTGCGGGCTGGTTGGGCCTCCTGCCTCGGTGTACATAGCGGAAACGAGTGATCCACGCTACCGTGGCATTCTGCTCGCTGGCGTCACGTTCGCTGTGTCGGGTGGCATTTTGCTGGCGCATCTGTTCGGGACCTTCTTCCGATGGCAAACGGCCGCCTTGCTGTGCTCGCTGTTTATGATCGTCGCGTATCTGTTGATGCTTGTATCGCCGGAAAGTCCTGCATGGTTGCTTGCCCGGGGAGCTCGGGCCGAGGCGGAAACATCGTTCCGTTGGTTGCGCGGTTTCGATCCGGCTAGCCGGCAAGAGTTCGATGCGATGGTAGCGAGAACGGAAAAGCGCGAGAGCAATGATAAAAGCATGGAAACGCGGCCAGGGGCTTCGAATGTGAAGCGCTCGCCATATCGACGACGGGAGTTTCTTATGccgctggcaacactgctcgTGTTCTTTGCCACCATGCAGTTTTCGGGCGTGAACATCGTCGCGTTCTACTCGATCGCACTGATGAAGACTACGATCGGGAGCGATAACTTGAACGAGTATCTCGCCATGTTGATTGTGGATTTGGTACGCGTCGTAACGTCACTGGTGGCGTGCATTCTGCTCCGCTCCGTTGGCCGTCGTCCACTGGCGATGGCAAGCGGTGTAGGTACGACCGTGTCGCTGATCGGACTGTCGATCTTCCTGTACTTCCAAACGAGTATCCCGCTGTACCGGAACTACTCCTGGCTGTCGTTGGTCTTTCTCATCAGCTACATCGTGTTCGTCGGCATTGGTCTGTTTCCACTGCCCTGGTGTATGACGGGCGAAATCTTCCCGGTGGCCACCCGCGGTCTTGGTTCGGGGTTAACATCGTCGTTTAATTTCGTGTGCTTCTTCGCTGTGATCAAAACTGGCCCGACGCTGTTTGCGACTGTTGGGATTAATGGAACGTTCCTGGTGTACGGGGTGATTTCCTTGCTTGGGACGCTGCTGCTGTATGTCATACTGCCGGAGACGAAGAACCGCACCTTGCAGGAGATTGAGGAACAGTTCCGGCGTGGACGAAGGAAAGCAAAGGATGCAGAAGCGCCTACAGTGGAAGTAGGACCGTCAGCAACACCGTCAGCTGGAATAGCAACAATCTCTTAA